Proteins found in one Pelmatolapia mariae isolate MD_Pm_ZW linkage group LG7, Pm_UMD_F_2, whole genome shotgun sequence genomic segment:
- the LOC134632336 gene encoding caldesmon-like, producing the protein MDDDFDRRMELRRQRREQMRLEAEKTGNTNDDDEEEARERRRRAREERKKMKDSEESGTTEVIDTNSVTETESSTAGNEGADDDQALLERLARREERRQKRMKDAMERQKELDPTIGTTNGTDVTLEEQTSISSSRQQNTEEEEEKKEEESAQEEVTSTDTNSWRKEEEDTKEDRKESVEESRTQTTGNEEETEEKAAATEVDTEEPGLEKKDAEDEPVPGVDNEEEEEKKRQEEEERHQKDMEEKQRIEEEERQKREMEEKLKKEEEEKMLREEEERRKKEEEEKQQKETEERLKQEEEEKQKQEMEEQMKKEEEERQKRELEERQKKEEEEKQKTEVEERLRKEEEETQRKELEEKEKKEEEERQKKELEEKKKKQEEEKLKREMEEKKKKAEEEKRKKEMEEKKKKEEEEKQRKKEEEERRKREVEEKKKVEEEKRKKEAEEKKKKEEEDKRKKREMEEKKKKEEEEKPKRFGFKEKIEPTKQNGAVIESKLKKTEKTSRDNPPSTKAEDLERQEAERKLQELKRRRNNAESEEFEKMKQKQQGAEAELEELKRKREERKKILEEEERQRKQALEEKKAKEQEERKRMKEEIEKRRAEAAEKKKQMEEGSTKPTFAISPKGSSKIGEKAEFLSKSAQKSTTARVSHTPIVSKIGNRMEQYTSAIQGNKDVKSPKSPVADIPTGGTRSIKSMWEKGNVGSTSESPSPANKDVAGIKGSVTGRINSWTGKPAEGEKTVAPAPAAAAPAPAPSAAAKPAPSAAAKPADVKPADGGNKRGMWEAKKGSTPGKVAVGGKFSR; encoded by the exons CGTGACAGAGACGGAGTCCTCCACGGCCGGAAACGAAGGGGCAGATGATGACCAAGCTTTGCTGGAGCGCCTCGCCAGAAGGGAGGAACGCAGGCAAAAGAGAATGAAGGACGCCATGGAGAGACAGAAGGAGCTCGATCCCACTATTGGCACCACCAATGGCACAGACGTCACATTGGAAGAGCAGACttccatcagcagcagcaggcaacaaaatacagaggaggaggaggagaagaaggaggaggaatcTGCCCAGGAGGAGGTGACAAGTACTGATACTAACTCTtggaggaaagaggaagaagacacAAAGGAGGATAGGAAG GAATCTGTTGAAGAATCAAGAACACAAACAACAGGAAATGAG gaAGAGACTGAGGAGAAGGCTGCAGCAACAGAGGTGGACACTGAGGAGCCAGGTTTAGAAAAGAAAGATGCTGAAGATGAGCCTGTGCCTGGTGTTGacaatgaagaagaagaagaaaaaaagaggcaagaagaagaagaaaggcatCAAAAAGATATGGAAGAAAAGCAGaggatagaggaggaagagagacaaaaaagggaaatggaggaaaaactcaagaaggaggaggaagaaaagatgctaagggaggaggaggaaaggagaaagaaggaagaagaggaaaaacaacagaagGAAACTGAGGAGAGGCTTAAacaagaggaagaggaaaaacaaaaacaagagatggaggaacaaatgaaaaaagaagaggaggaaagacagaaaagagagctggaagagagacaaaagaaagaagaggaagagaagcagaAAACAGAGGTGGAAGAGAGACTgagaaaggaggaagaggaaacacaaagaaaggagctggaggaaaaggagaagaaagaggaggaggaaaggcaaaaaaaggagctggaggaaaagaagaagaaacaggaagaggaaaaactgaaaagggagatggaagaaaagaaaaagaaagcagaagagGAAAAACGAAAGAAGGAAatggaagagaagaagaaaaaggaggaagaggagaaacaaaggaagaaagaagaggaggagagacgaAAAAGGGAAgtggaagagaagaagaaagtagaggaggaaaaaaggaaaaaggaggctgaagagaagaagaaaaaagaggaagaggataagcgcaaaaagagagagatggaagagaagaagaagaaagaggag GAGGAGAAGCCGAAGAGATTTGGGTTTAAGGAGAAG ATTGAGCCAACCAAACAGAATGGAGCTGTCATTGAAAGTAAATTAAAGAAAACGGAAAAGACATCAAG GGACAATCCGCCCTCCACTAAAGCAGAAGACCTGGAGCGACAGGAGGCTGAGCGAAAACTGCAAGAGCTGAAGCGCCGACGAAACAATGCGGAAAGTGAGGAGTTTGAGAAGATGAAGCAGAAGCAGCAGGGTGCCGAGGCAGAGCTGGAGGAgctgaagaggaagagagaggagaggaagaagatcctggaggaagaggagaggcaAAGGAAACAGGCGCTAGAggaaaagaaagccaaagagcAG gaggagagaaagagGATGAAGGAGGAAATAGAGAAAAGGAGGGCGGAGGctgcagagaagaagaaacagatgGAGGAGGGGTCTACAAAACCCACCTTTGCTATCAGTCCCAAAGGCTCCTCTAAG ATTGGGGAGAAGGCAGAATTCCTCAGTAAATCAGCCCAGAAAAG CACCACAGCCAGAGTGTCACACACTCCTATTGTCTCCAAGATTGGCAACAGAATGGAACAATACACTTCTGCCATCCAG GGAAACAAAGATGTAAAATCTCCCAAGTCTCCAGTGGCAGATATTCCTACGGGGGGAACACGCAGCATCAAAAGTATGTGGGAGAAAGGTAACGTGGGCAGCACCTCTGAAAGTCCCTCTCCTGCAAACAAG GATGTGGCCGGTATCAAAGGAAGTGTGACCGGACGTATCAACAGTTGGACGGGAAAGCCGGCAGAAGGCGAGAAGACAGTGGCGCCagcacctgcagcagcagcaccggCACCAGCGCCATCAGCAGCTGCAAAGCCAgcaccatcagcagcagcaaagcCCGCA GATGTGAAACCAGCTGATGGGGGTAACAAGCGTGGCATGTGGGAAGCAAAGAAGGGCTCTACGCCTGGAAAG